Proteins encoded within one genomic window of Streptomyces sp. NBC_01314:
- a CDS encoding LacI family DNA-binding transcriptional regulator: MAPKQTEPTEPMPEGLVRRSSVPGTPVPDPLMPRTPVPGAPASGESVSEDPVSRAPVSRAPATKDPVSKGRITIREVAERAGVSTATTSRALSGNHPVPAATRARVLRAARELDYVANAHARALVGGGRKMAAVVVRQVTSPFYAQVAEGVEAEAADRGWLCVVGATGGDPQREMDFVRLMREEGARLVILVGGVVEDDAYRSRVAQYAQALDSSGARLVLCGRPAPDPGIPALVVEFDNEAGARAITGHLLSAGHRRIVFLGGLPGNTALDARVAGYRAALAEHGLPPEAARVVDCGLGRPAGLRAMTELLKETREFTAVFAGDDMVAAGVLRAIADMGLSVPDDISVVGYNDIPLAEDFNPPLTTVRTPAEELGRAAVRIALRDPERGAGSHHLLGTHIVVRRSVAAPRRPS, encoded by the coding sequence ATGGCACCCAAGCAGACGGAGCCCACGGAGCCGATGCCCGAGGGGCTGGTGCGCAGGTCGTCGGTGCCGGGGACACCCGTGCCCGACCCGCTGATGCCCAGGACGCCGGTGCCCGGGGCGCCGGCGTCGGGGGAATCGGTGTCGGAGGATCCGGTCTCCAGGGCACCGGTCTCCAGGGCACCGGCCACCAAGGACCCGGTGTCCAAGGGACGGATCACGATCCGGGAGGTCGCCGAGCGGGCCGGGGTGTCGACGGCCACCACCTCCCGCGCGCTCAGCGGCAACCATCCCGTGCCCGCCGCCACCCGGGCCCGCGTCCTGCGCGCCGCCCGCGAGCTCGACTACGTCGCCAACGCGCACGCCCGCGCCCTGGTCGGCGGCGGCCGCAAGATGGCCGCCGTCGTCGTCCGCCAGGTCACCAGCCCCTTCTACGCCCAGGTCGCCGAGGGCGTGGAGGCGGAGGCCGCCGACCGGGGCTGGCTGTGCGTGGTCGGCGCGACCGGGGGAGACCCGCAGCGGGAGATGGACTTCGTGCGGCTCATGCGGGAGGAGGGGGCCCGCCTGGTGATCCTGGTGGGCGGGGTCGTCGAGGACGACGCGTACCGCTCGCGCGTGGCCCAGTACGCGCAGGCCCTGGACTCCTCCGGGGCCCGGCTCGTGCTGTGCGGCCGGCCGGCCCCCGATCCCGGGATCCCGGCGCTGGTCGTCGAGTTCGACAACGAGGCGGGGGCGCGGGCGATCACCGGGCATCTGCTGTCGGCCGGGCACCGCCGGATCGTCTTCCTCGGCGGGCTGCCCGGGAACACGGCGCTCGACGCCCGCGTCGCCGGGTACCGGGCCGCGCTGGCGGAGCACGGACTGCCGCCCGAGGCCGCGCGGGTCGTGGACTGCGGCCTCGGGCGCCCCGCCGGGCTGCGTGCGATGACCGAACTGCTCAAGGAGACACGGGAGTTCACGGCCGTGTTCGCGGGCGACGACATGGTCGCGGCGGGGGTGCTCCGCGCGATCGCCGACATGGGGCTGAGCGTTCCCGACGACATCTCGGTGGTCGGATACAACGACATTCCGCTGGCCGAGGACTTCAATCCGCCGCTCACCACGGTGCGCACGCCCGCAGAGGAGTTGGGGCGGGCGGCTGTGCGGATCGCTCTGCGGGATCCGGAGCGGGGGGCTGGGAGCCATCACCTCCTGGGCACGCACATAGTCGTGCGGCGCAGTGTCGCTGCTCCGCGGCGGCCGTCGTGA
- a CDS encoding DUF2264 domain-containing protein produces the protein MTAPHVSTADHSTLPPTDLLLSPLTGWTRAHWEAVADRLLDGLVPYASPGLAQYRLPGRASHSGPLSDGLEGFARSFLLAAFRIAGSGGRVSPALIERYAAGLAAGTDPRGGAERWPAITDRAQPMVEAASIAIALHETRPWLWDHLDDAVRGRIADWLGGFVGADVNDSNWRLFQVITEEFLASVGAPHSRAEIDAGLARLEDWYRGDGWYTDGDGRKFDYYNGWALHLYPVLWARIAGPRADAGLVARHRGRLREFLGAHQHFFGADGAPVHQGRSLTYRFATAAPLWAGALADATPLPPGRTRRLASGALKHFAERGVPDERGLLTLGWYRPFLPVTQRYSGPASPYWASKAFLGLLLPASHPVWTAPEEPAPIDTADITLALPGPGWLLHSTAADGLVRLVNHGSDRLPPPPAPADDSPHYSRLAYSSATAPETPPPPEAGPDNHLALLAPDGTPSPRGRIHPLGVGGRRAASRYGDGTETVSVVHGPWEVRAHRFETPTGTPVREGGWAVADDAEPSVELSGPGWALARRADGLTSVIVGLHGWGDGPGAVARAVGANAYGNHSATPVLRGPAGSGPVLVTLVMLSGDPRAPHTGASATVDAAGDVDIRFPDGTRERVCWNELP, from the coding sequence ATGACCGCGCCGCACGTGTCGACCGCCGATCACTCGACGCTCCCGCCCACCGATCTCCTCCTCTCCCCCCTCACCGGCTGGACCCGCGCCCACTGGGAAGCCGTCGCCGATCGGCTGCTCGACGGGCTGGTGCCGTACGCGTCGCCGGGGCTGGCCCAGTACCGGCTGCCCGGGCGGGCCAGTCACTCCGGGCCCCTGTCCGACGGGCTGGAGGGGTTCGCCCGCTCCTTCCTGCTCGCGGCCTTCCGGATCGCGGGTTCGGGCGGACGGGTCTCCCCGGCCCTGATCGAGCGGTACGCGGCCGGGCTCGCCGCCGGGACCGATCCGCGCGGCGGCGCCGAGCGGTGGCCGGCGATCACGGACCGGGCGCAGCCCATGGTGGAGGCCGCGTCGATCGCGATCGCCCTGCACGAGACCCGCCCGTGGCTGTGGGACCACCTCGACGACGCCGTACGCGGGCGGATCGCCGACTGGCTGGGCGGATTCGTCGGAGCCGATGTCAACGACTCCAACTGGCGGCTCTTCCAGGTGATCACCGAGGAGTTCCTCGCCTCGGTAGGCGCCCCGCACAGCCGCGCCGAGATCGACGCGGGGCTCGCCCGGCTGGAGGACTGGTACCGGGGCGACGGCTGGTACACGGACGGCGACGGACGGAAGTTCGACTACTACAACGGCTGGGCGCTGCACCTGTATCCGGTGCTGTGGGCGCGGATCGCGGGCCCCCGGGCGGACGCGGGGCTGGTGGCCCGGCATCGCGGGCGGCTGCGTGAGTTCCTCGGCGCCCACCAGCACTTCTTCGGCGCCGACGGGGCACCGGTGCACCAGGGCCGCTCGCTCACCTACCGCTTCGCGACCGCCGCCCCGCTGTGGGCGGGCGCCCTCGCGGACGCCACGCCCCTGCCGCCAGGCCGCACCCGCAGGCTCGCCTCCGGTGCCCTGAAGCACTTCGCGGAGCGGGGCGTGCCCGACGAGCGAGGTCTGCTCACGCTCGGCTGGTACCGGCCCTTCCTCCCCGTCACCCAGCGCTACTCGGGCCCCGCCTCCCCGTACTGGGCGAGCAAGGCCTTCCTCGGCCTCCTCCTGCCCGCGAGCCACCCCGTGTGGACCGCGCCGGAGGAGCCCGCGCCCATCGACACGGCCGACATCACGCTCGCCCTGCCCGGCCCCGGCTGGCTGCTGCACTCCACCGCGGCCGACGGGCTCGTACGGCTCGTCAACCACGGCAGCGACCGGTTGCCGCCCCCGCCCGCGCCCGCCGACGACAGCCCGCACTACTCCCGGCTCGCCTACTCCAGCGCCACGGCACCGGAGACCCCGCCACCTCCGGAGGCCGGCCCCGACAACCACCTCGCCCTGCTCGCCCCCGACGGGACGCCCTCCCCGCGAGGCCGTATCCATCCCCTGGGCGTCGGGGGCCGCCGCGCCGCGTCCCGGTACGGCGACGGCACCGAGACGGTCAGCGTGGTGCACGGCCCCTGGGAGGTGAGGGCGCACCGCTTCGAGACCCCGACCGGCACGCCCGTACGGGAAGGGGGGTGGGCCGTGGCCGACGATGCGGAGCCGTCTGTGGAGTTGTCGGGTCCGGGCTGGGCCCTCGCCCGCCGCGCGGACGGTCTGACCAGCGTGATCGTGGGCCTGCACGGCTGGGGCGACGGGCCCGGAGCCGTGGCCCGGGCCGTCGGCGCGAACGCGTACGGGAACCATTCGGCGACACCCGTACTGCGAGGGCCCGCCGGCAGCGGCCCGGTCCTGGTCACCCTCGTCATGCTCAGCGGCGACCCGCGCGCCCCCCACACGGGGGCGAGCGCGACGGTCGACGCCGCCGGGGACGTGGACATCCGCTTCCCGGACGGCACCCGGGAACGGGTGTGCTGGAACGAACTGCCTTAG
- the cobC gene encoding Rv2231c family pyridoxal phosphate-dependent protein CobC has product MHTESDSGSKHDLRHHGDAEVRDDGARLIDLAVNVRSDTPPAWLRERIAGSLTGLAAYPDGRAAREAVAARHGLPTDRVLLTAGAAEAFVLLARALKARQPVVVHPQFTEPEAALRDAGHTVDRVLLRESDGFRLDPAAVPDDADLVVIGNPTNPTSVLHPAASIARLARPGRTLVVDEAFMDAVPGEREALAGRTDVPGLVVLRSLTKTWGLAGLRIGYVLADPGTITELERAQPLWPVSTPALAAAEACVSDRALAEAADAAGRITADRAHLVAGLREFGPDGLVVAEPAEGPFVLIRLPRATAVRRHLRSLGFAVRRGDTFPGLDEEWLRLAVRDRVTVNGFLQALDRAMTLADR; this is encoded by the coding sequence ATGCACACTGAATCCGACTCCGGGAGCAAGCACGACCTGCGGCATCACGGCGACGCCGAGGTGCGGGACGACGGGGCGAGGCTCATCGATCTCGCCGTGAACGTCCGGTCCGACACACCGCCCGCCTGGCTGCGGGAGCGGATAGCCGGGTCGCTGACCGGGCTGGCCGCCTACCCCGACGGGCGGGCCGCCCGTGAGGCGGTGGCTGCCCGGCACGGGCTGCCTACGGACCGGGTGCTGCTCACGGCCGGAGCCGCCGAGGCCTTCGTGCTGCTCGCCCGCGCCCTGAAGGCCCGTCAACCCGTGGTCGTGCACCCGCAGTTCACGGAACCGGAGGCCGCACTGCGGGACGCCGGGCACACCGTGGACCGGGTGCTGCTGCGGGAATCGGACGGCTTCCGGCTGGACCCGGCGGCCGTGCCGGACGACGCGGACCTGGTCGTCATCGGCAACCCGACCAACCCCACCTCGGTGCTGCACCCGGCGGCGTCCATCGCCCGACTGGCCCGGCCGGGGCGGACGTTGGTGGTCGACGAGGCGTTCATGGACGCGGTGCCCGGCGAGCGTGAGGCGCTGGCCGGCCGGACGGACGTGCCCGGCCTCGTCGTCCTGCGCAGCCTCACCAAGACCTGGGGGCTGGCCGGCCTGCGGATCGGCTACGTCCTCGCCGACCCGGGGACGATCACCGAACTGGAACGCGCCCAGCCCCTGTGGCCGGTGTCGACTCCCGCCCTCGCGGCGGCCGAGGCCTGCGTGTCGGACCGGGCGCTGGCGGAGGCGGCCGACGCGGCCGGCCGGATCACCGCCGACCGGGCCCATCTGGTCGCCGGGCTGCGGGAGTTCGGCCCCGACGGCCTCGTCGTGGCCGAGCCCGCCGAGGGCCCGTTCGTACTGATCCGGCTGCCCCGCGCGACCGCCGTACGACGGCATCTGCGCAGCCTCGGCTTCGCCGTCCGTCGCGGCGACACCTTCCCTGGGCTGGACGAGGAATGGCTGCGCCTGGCGGTCCGCGACCGGGTCACGGTCAACGGTTTCCTCCAGGCACTGGACCGGGCGATGACGCTGGCGGACCGCTGA
- a CDS encoding sirohydrochlorin chelatase produces the protein MTTPPPALLIAGHGTRDDAGAEAFRGLLRELGHRHPGLPVVGGFVGPSRPSLGEAVDELAERGVRRFAVVPLTSEPTGRAERDVTAALALVRERHPAISYTCGRPPGPHPALLNLLERRTEEALGSPAPRTPGDRADVTVLLVGHGSTDPGANAEVHRAARLLWEGRGYAGVETAFVSLAAPDVPSGLDRCVKLGARRIVVLPYFPLTGGPADRVRQQTEGWAAARPEIDVRSADVIGPEPELLDLVVERYREALEGDPHMNRDAYDRSAHGGTPPGVENASGLPRQPRVHPDDDGQQGHDHHQWGHAHSHAH, from the coding sequence GTGACCACCCCGCCGCCCGCCCTGCTCATCGCCGGTCATGGCACCCGGGACGATGCCGGGGCCGAGGCCTTCCGCGGCTTACTGCGCGAGCTGGGGCACCGCCATCCCGGGCTGCCCGTCGTGGGCGGCTTCGTCGGGCCGTCCCGGCCGTCGCTGGGCGAGGCCGTGGACGAGCTGGCGGAGCGGGGGGTACGACGGTTCGCCGTGGTCCCGCTGACGTCGGAGCCCACCGGGCGGGCCGAGCGGGACGTGACGGCGGCGCTGGCCCTCGTGCGGGAGCGGCACCCGGCGATCTCGTACACGTGCGGGCGTCCGCCGGGCCCGCACCCTGCCCTGCTGAACCTCCTGGAGCGGCGGACGGAGGAGGCACTGGGGTCGCCCGCGCCGCGTACGCCGGGTGACCGGGCCGATGTGACCGTGCTGCTCGTCGGGCACGGGTCCACCGACCCCGGGGCCAACGCCGAGGTGCACAGGGCGGCCCGGCTGTTGTGGGAGGGGCGCGGGTACGCGGGCGTGGAGACGGCGTTCGTGTCGCTGGCGGCGCCGGACGTGCCGAGCGGTCTCGACCGGTGCGTGAAGCTGGGCGCGCGGCGGATCGTCGTGCTGCCGTACTTCCCGCTGACCGGCGGGCCGGCGGACCGGGTGCGGCAGCAGACCGAGGGCTGGGCTGCCGCTCGTCCGGAGATCGATGTACGGTCGGCCGATGTCATCGGACCGGAGCCGGAGCTGCTCGATCTGGTCGTGGAGCGGTACCGGGAGGCGCTGGAGGGCGACCCGCACATGAACCGCGATGCGTACGACCGCTCCGCCCACGGCGGCACCCCGCCCGGCGTCGAGAACGCCTCGGGGCTGCCGCGACAGCCGCGCGTCCATCCGGACGACGACGGTCAGCAGGGCCACGATCATCACCAGTGGGGACACGCGCACTCCCATGCACACTGA